One Phaseolus vulgaris cultivar G19833 chromosome 4, P. vulgaris v2.0, whole genome shotgun sequence DNA window includes the following coding sequences:
- the LOC137838455 gene encoding uncharacterized protein: MRTTRQSSTRAESDDMTMQQVMEMMQGLQEAMATSKAKQERIQADLAASQATNEELCRVNEELRRGWRNHPGSREAEDRECYTPPREFSTLLSQSIMEAVIPHTFVGPKVTFMGMEDPKAHLTAFHTQMMLVGGSDAVRCKLLMSTLTGMAMDWFISLPDGHITSFAQLSQLFREQYIANPAPPPVSYDLFDVKQYQGETLKEYINRFGAQVVKVGTTEDPMIVYAFRKGMCPGPSCESIIRSRPRTFAEIRRRVVERIATEDEVCEKCTSVAPARPRASSRAQPARVNEAATGRKGQERKRPYEARRPQARRRMKEARGRAEGNRPLRHNFVVELKDLITVPNIADRLRAPTKTDKVLGPHNDAWCEFHQAFGHHINNCLALGHQCDELVKSGFLKDYLAGSSTAATLAVPEEDQAHKMPIHGELHTISGGFSRGACTASQRKRYVRSVNSVAEEGTNDPWEADLVFTKDDLRDVVPHDNDPVVISVVTAGRWVYRVLVDQGSSADVMFWSTFNKLQLSPDLLRPYTGCLYGFVGEQVEVRRRLQMERRHVPRASDT, encoded by the coding sequence ATGAGGACAACAAGGCAAAGTTCGACGCGCGCTGAGAGTGATGACATGACCATGCAACAGGTCATGGAGATGATGCAAGGCCTGCAGGAAGCGATGGCGACATCAAAGGCTAAGCAAGAGCGTATACAGGCGGATCTGGCGGCGTCGCAGGCAACGAATGAAGAGTTATGTCGCGTGAACGAGGAGTTGCGCCGCGGGTGGCGCAATCACCCTGGGAGTCGTGAAGCAGAAGACCGCGAGTGTTACACACCACCTAGGGAGTTCTCCACGCTGTTATCGCAGTCGATCATGGAGGCGGTGATCCCTCACACGTTCGTAGGCCCCAAGGTGACGTTCATGGGAATGGAGGATCCCAAGGcacacctcactgcgttccacacgcagatgatgctagtaggcggctccgacgcTGTGAGGTGCAAGCTCTTGATGAGCACGTTGACAGGCATGGCaatggattggttcattagcctTCCAGATGGCCACATAACCTCCTTCGCACAGCTCTCACAGCTGTTTCGGGAGCAGTACATCGCGAACCCGGCTCCTCCACCGGTGTCGTATGATCTattcgatgtgaagcagtatcaaggcgaGACCTTGAAAGAATATATCAACCGTTTcggggcgcaggtggtgaaggttggcaccacgGAGGATCCCATGATTGTTTATGCGTTCAGGAAAGGGATGTGCCCTGGACCTTCCTGCGAATCGATCATCAGAAGCCGCCCCCGAACCTTTGCAGAAATCAGGCGTCGTGTAGTGGAGCGCATCGCAACAGAGGACGAGGTgtgcgagaagtgcacgagtgTTGCACCAGCACGCCCAAGAGCGTCGTCGCGAGCACAGCCCGCCAGGGTGAACGAGGCCGCGACTGGAAGGAAGGGTCAAGAGAGGAAGCGCCCGTACGAGGCAAGGAGGCCCCAGGCGAGGAGGCGAATGAAGGAGGCGAGGGGGCGAGCGGAAGGGAATAGGCCACTCAGACATAATTTTGTAGTGGAGTTGAAAGACTTGATCaccgtgcccaacatagcagaCAGGTTGAGGGCCCCAACGAAGACTGACAAAGTGTTGGGACCTCACAAcgacgcatggtgcgagttccatcAAGCGTTCGGGCATCACATCAAcaactgtttggcgctgggcCATCAGTGTGACGAATTGGTAAAGAGTGGGTTCCTGAAGGACTATCTGGCTGGGTCTTCTACTGCCGCGACCCTGGCAGTACCAGAGGAGGATCAGGCACACAAGATGCCGATCCATGGGGAACTGCACACCATTTCTGGTGGCTTCTCAAGAGGGGCATGCACTGCCTCCCAGCGCAAGAGGTATGTGCGATCGGTGAACTCAGTAGCTGAAGAAGGAACGAATGACCCGTGGGAAGCAGACCTTGTGTTTACAAAGGATGACCTACGCGATGTCGTCCCCCACGATAATGATCCTGTGGTCATTTCGGTCGTCACCGCTGGCAGATGGGTATACCGAGTCCTCGTGGACCAGGGCAGCTccgcagacgtcatgttctggtccacattcaacaagctgcagttgtcccctgatctgcTGAGGCCATacacgggatgtttgtatgggtttgtAGGGGAGCAAGTGGAGGTACGACGACGTTTACAGATGGAACGACGTCacgtaccgagagcatccgaTACCTAG